Proteins from a single region of Cydia splendana chromosome 9, ilCydSple1.2, whole genome shotgun sequence:
- the LOC134793333 gene encoding probable rRNA-processing protein EBP2 homolog, with product MGDFVLNNSESEVDSDDELQEAFAKGLLKPGLNEVIEKKGKKHVNNIADLKLKLKEFQLKLPWIETLDLVTAVAPMAPDVALQMQETAQRRKNIKENTKGTHMYDPSQDPVLNEFKRENLIHRQAQAAVVEGLKKLKELNIPTRRPEDYFAEMAKTDEHMQKVRKNLLAKQAAQARTEKVRQLRDQKKIAKRVQIDARLKQASEKREMLEQLKRVRKGKSTDLDFLDDNKGKNKGKGPQNKISKKRAMKDKKFGFGGKKKGSKLNTRESSSNMDGFNSSAKKKPFDYKNAKNKQFKPKGKNQRPGKSKRKNAKR from the exons ATGGGTGACTTTGTGTTAAATAACAGTGAATCAGAAGTCGATTCAGATGACGAG TTGCAAGAGGCATTTGCGAAAGGCTTGCTCAAGCCAGGTCTGAATGAAGTAATAGAAAAGAAAGGAAAGAAGCATGTGAACAATATAGCAGATTTAAAGCTGAAGCTGAAAGAATTTCAGCTGAAATTGCCATGGATTGAGACACTGGATTTGGTGACAGCAGTTGCACCTATGGCACCGGACGTCGCGCTACAAATGCAGGAGACCGCTCAGAGGAGAAA gaatataaaagaaaacaccaAGGGTACACACATGTACGACCCGTCGCAAGACCCGGTGCTGAACGAGTTCAAGCGAGAGAACCTCATCCATCGCCAGGCGCAAGCTGCCGTGGTGGAGGGACTGAAGAAACTTAAAGAACTGAATATTCCTACTAGAAG GCCTGAGGACTACTTCGCCGAGATGGCGAAGACGGACGAGCACATGCAGAAGGTGCGCAAGAACCTGCTCGCCAAGCAGGCCGCGCAGGCGCGCACCGAGAAGGTGCGCCAGCTGCGCGACCAGAAGAAGATCGCCAAACGGGTGCAG ATTGATGCTCGATTGAAACAGGCTTCAGAAAAGAGAGAAATGCTCGAACAGCTCAAGAGAGTCCGCAAAGGCAAATCCACAGACTTAGACTTCTTAGATgacaacaagggaaaaaataaagGCAAAGGCCCACAGAACAAGATATCCAAGAAACGGGCTATGAAAGATAAGAAATTCGGCTTCGGGGGAAAAAAGAAAGGCTCCAAACTAAATACTAGGGAATCTTCTAGTAATATGGATGGCTTTAATAGCTCAGCCAAGAAAAAGCCGTTCGATTATAAGAATGCTaagaataaacagtttaaaccAAAAGGAAAGAATCAGAGGCCCGGAAAGTCTAAGAGGAAAAATGCTAAGAGATAA